Sequence from the Christiangramia fulva genome:
CGCTGGAGAAAAGTAGTTGATAATCTGGAAAAAAATGATATTGTAATTATCCAATTTGGTCATAATGATGCCTCTAAAGATCATCCTGCGCGTTATGTGGATGTGGAGGGCTATAAAGAATTTTTGCGGTTGTTTATCACCCAATCCCGCGAAAAAGGTGCAATCCCAATAATCCTTACCCCTGTGGCAAGAAATTACCCCTGGAAGGAAGGCCACCTGGAAAATGTTCATGGGGAATATTATCCTGCGGCGATTGATGTAGCCAGAGAAATGAATGTGAGGCTCATTGACCTCAATAAACGTTCTATGGACAAATTTTCTGAAAAAGGCCGGGATTATGTGACTAAAAATTACTTTATGAATCTCCCTGCCCGAAAATATGAAGCTTATCCGGAAGGAGATGATGATAATACACATTTTCAGCCTGAAGGAGCCAAAGCGGTAGCGCAAATGGTTTTCAACGGCCTGAAAGACTTAAGTGGTCAGGCAAATTCAACAAACTAAAAATCGATATGAAATGAAGCTCAGGAAGATATATTTGGTATTGCTCCTATTTTTTGGAGTGTTTTGGGCGGTAAGTGCTCAGGAAAACCATAAAGTTAAACCCTATACGGTTGCCACGACCTATGTCAAGCTGAAAAAGGATTATCCTTTTATCACCCCTGTGGAACCTCTTTCTTCTGAAGAAATTGTTGCGAAGGAGAACGAGGTTTACAAAAAAGTAAATGGGAAAAAGCTGAAGGCTGATGTTTATATGCCCAGCAGAAATTCTGCGGAAAGATACCCGGCTGTCTTGCTGATCCATGGCGGAGGCTGGCTTACCGGCAGTAAGGAAAATGAACGGATGATGGCCCAGTATCTTGCAAAGAATGGCTTTGTGGGTGTAGCTGCGGCTTATCGCCTGGGAAAGGAGGCCAAGTATCCCGCCGCAGTTCTTGACCTGAAAGACGCCCTGAAATGGATGCGTGAAAATGCCGAAAAATATCATATAGATACGAATAAGATCGCGGTGCTGGGGGCTTCCGCTGGAGGGCAGCTCGCCACCTTGCTGGGAGTAACTGCCGATTCTGACCTCTATAAAACTGGAGATCCTGATGTTTCAGACAAAGTGCAGGCGATCGTGAATATTGATGGGATCCTTTCGTTTGTTCATCCCGATGCCGAGGAAGGCTGGATGGCGGCTACCTGGTTTGGCGGATCGCGTTCAGAAAAGCAGGATCTTTGGAAAGAAGCCTCGCCGCTTGAATATGTAGATGAAAACACTCCTCCCACCTTGTTCCTGAATAGTTCTTATCCACGTTTTCATGCGGGTCGGGACGACATGATCAAAATTCTGAATAAGAACGGGATCTACAACGAAGTTCATACCCTTCCGGATACGCCGCATTCCTTTTGGCTGATGCGCCCCTGGTTCGAAACTACCCTGGAGTATACGGTAAATTTCCTCAACAGAACCCTGAAATATGCTCCAGATCAGCCATATCGGGAGATCACGGTATCCAAAGACGGGAAAGGAGATTTTTCAAGTATCCAGGAAGCCATAAATTCTACGCGTGACCTAGGGCCGGCAGAAGTCGTTATCCACATCAAAAAAGGCACTTACAACGAAAAAATAGAAATTCCTTCCTGGAAGCACAAACTCACGCTGGTGGGCGAAGACCGGGAGAATACGGTCATCACCAACGATGACTTCAGCGGAAAGATCGATTCCCAAACAGGTAAAAAACTGTCCACTTTTACCTCCTACACATTACTTGTAGAAGGCGACGATATTCATATTCAAAATTTAACTATTAG
This genomic interval carries:
- a CDS encoding rhamnogalacturonan acetylesterase, coding for MGKRILLSVFLLSLVFLAFRSQRNSITVYLVGDSTMADYTGDYDPGKDYMKERYPLTGWGQVFQQFMVKDSLEEVSELIKADSVIVKDVARGGRSTRTFFQEGRWRKVVDNLEKNDIVIIQFGHNDASKDHPARYVDVEGYKEFLRLFITQSREKGAIPIILTPVARNYPWKEGHLENVHGEYYPAAIDVAREMNVRLIDLNKRSMDKFSEKGRDYVTKNYFMNLPARKYEAYPEGDDDNTHFQPEGAKAVAQMVFNGLKDLSGQANSTN
- a CDS encoding pectinesterase family protein, giving the protein MKLRKIYLVLLLFFGVFWAVSAQENHKVKPYTVATTYVKLKKDYPFITPVEPLSSEEIVAKENEVYKKVNGKKLKADVYMPSRNSAERYPAVLLIHGGGWLTGSKENERMMAQYLAKNGFVGVAAAYRLGKEAKYPAAVLDLKDALKWMRENAEKYHIDTNKIAVLGASAGGQLATLLGVTADSDLYKTGDPDVSDKVQAIVNIDGILSFVHPDAEEGWMAATWFGGSRSEKQDLWKEASPLEYVDENTPPTLFLNSSYPRFHAGRDDMIKILNKNGIYNEVHTLPDTPHSFWLMRPWFETTLEYTVNFLNRTLKYAPDQPYREITVSKDGKGDFSSIQEAINSTRDLGPAEVVIHIKKGTYNEKIEIPSWKHKLTLVGEDRENTVITNDDFSGKIDSQTGKKLSTFTSYTLLVEGDDIHIQNLTIRNSSCGEGQAVALHVEGDRFFIKDCNILGCQDTIYTANEGSRQLYLNCYIEGTTDFIFGEATAVFKNCTIKSLADSFVTAAATPKGQEFGYVFINCKLIAAEGVNEVYLGRPWRSYAKTVFINSDLGNHIRSEGWNPWKGDEMFPNKEETAYYAEYHSTGPGAAPEKRVEWSHQLSSEEVEKYNLENILGGKDNWNPTAENKK